The following proteins come from a genomic window of Triticum aestivum cultivar Chinese Spring chromosome 6A, IWGSC CS RefSeq v2.1, whole genome shotgun sequence:
- the LOC123129137 gene encoding uncharacterized protein, with amino-acid sequence MEAVEDATTLEAAIGWLADTILANLPDGGKLDSWIRQAGLGNDIGKLKAEVEAVEMVSSAVQGRAAGNKPLARSLAAVKELLYDADDAVDELDCYRLQQHQLQPETLLQTDGTQQTVENSRENTDDVQGCGNNRLRSEVWDQFEITSFLEQTGGPSPSRARCKRCQTELMCGTKNGTSVLRKHLITKGCSNKRGATDPSSSTAGATTIPTHVAAGNLSSRKRMRIDQESTHITAANPNGWSKGAFSERIQDITSQLQGKHGAITRLLKILGPDSGVASSNHHCHITISDARRRTSALVQGKVYGRAQERGSIKTLIKNTDQLKV; translated from the exons ATGGAGGCGGTGGAAGACGCCACAACCCTGGAGGCCGCCATTGGGTGGCTTGCAGACACCATCCTTGCAAATCTCCCAGACGGCGGCAAGCTGGATTCTTGGATACGGCAAGCTGGCCTCGGCAACGACATCGGGAAGCTCAAGGCCGAGGTCGAGGCGGTGGAGATGGTGAGTTCTGCTGTGCAGGGGAGGGCGGCCGGGAACAAGCCGCTGGCCCGATCCCTCGCAGCCGTCAAGGAGCTGCTCTACGATGCCGACGATGCCGTCGACGAGCTGGACTGTTACAGGCTCCAGCAGCACCAGCTCCAGCCAG AGACACTGCTCCAAACGGATGGAACGCAACAAACTGTTGAGAATTCTAGAGAAAATACTGATGATGTACAGGGTTGCGGCAATAACAGGTTACGGTCCGAGGTATGGGATCAATTTGAAATCACATCTTTTCTTGAACAAACCGGAGGGCCTTCGCCTTCGAGAGCAAGATGCAAGCGCTGCCAAACAGAGCTTATGTGCGGAACCAAGAATGGGACATCAGTTTTGCGCAAACATCTCATCACCAAAGGTTGTAGCAACAAACGTGGAGCAACTGACCCTTCTTCAAG CACTGCTGGTGCTACTACGATTCCTACGCATGTTGCAGCTGGTAATTTGTCTAGCAGAAAAAGGATGAGAATCGATCAGGAGTCAACACACATCACCGCAGCTAACCCAAACGGTTGGAGTAAGGGTGCATTTTCTGAAAGGATACAAGACATCACTAGTCAGCTGCAAGGGAAACACGGGGCTATCACAAGGCTTCTCAAGATACTTGGGCCAGACTCAGGTGTTGCAAGTTCTAATCATCACTGTCATATTACAATCTCAGATGCACGCCGAAGAACATCAGCTCTTGTTCAAGGGAAAGTGTATGGGAGAGCTCAAGAGAGGGGATCCATCAAAACGTTGATAAAAAACACAGATCAACTGAAGGTGTAA